The Oryzias latipes chromosome 16, ASM223467v1 genome includes a region encoding these proteins:
- the LOC101158631 gene encoding cellular retinoic acid-binding protein 2, with protein sequence MDRKIPDFSGTWEMKSSENFEELLKALGVNIMLRMIAVKAASKPLVEITQDGETLSIKTSTTVRTTHITFTVGQEFNETTVDGRPCTSFPVWETDNKISCEQTLQKGDGPKTSWTREITSDGKLILTMRADDVICTRVYERQ encoded by the exons ATGGATCGAAAAATCCCTGATTTTTCTGGCACCTGGGAGATGAAAAGTTCTGAGAACTTTGAAGAACTCTTGAAAGCTTTAG GTGTGAACATAATGCTGCGCATGATTGCGGTGAAGGCGGCCTCCAAGCCACTAGTGGAGATAACGCAAGATGGGGAGACGCTGTCGATTAAGACGTCAACCACAGTTCGCACCACTCACATCACCTTCACAGTGGGACAGGAGTTCAACGAGACCACTGTGGACGGGCGTCCCTGCACG AGTTTTCCGGTTTGGGAAACGGACAACAAGATCAGCTGTGAGCAGACTCTGCAGAAAGGAGACGGACCCAAAACGTCCTGGACCCGAGAGATCACCAGTGACGGCAAGCTGATTCTG aCCATGAGAGCAGACGATGTGATTTGCACCAGAGTGTACGAACGACAATGA